Part of the Staphylococcus succinus genome, CAATTTGAGCTTCTGCACCTTTCATACCAGGCATATGGTCAGCTTCTAATTTAACTGTATCACCTTTCTTGAATCCATTTTCAGGGGCATCTGCAACTTCCTCATTAACGACCCATTTGTGATTATTAACTTTTTCATCACCATTTGTAGGTGTGTAACTCACGACATAAGCATAGGTTTTGTAAGCACCTTTAACTGTACCTTTAGCATTTTTCATACCAGGCATATGATCAGCTGTAATTGTTATTTTATCGTCCTTTTTATATTTACTGTCATCTGTACTTTTCATATTATCTGGGGCTTTACTTTCACTCTTATGATTCATATGTTTTTCTTGTTTTTGATCTTTAGAATTTTCTTCTTCTTCGTTACCAGTTGAACAAGCTGATAATACTAATCCTGAAGCTACTATAATTGAGCTCAATTTTTTCATCATATTGAATTCTCCTTATAAATTATTTTGTTACTTTTATTTGTCCCATCATTCCATTATCTTCATGCTCAAGTATGTGACAATGGAACATGTATGTCCCAGTATTTTTAAAAACCACTTCTATTTTGGCTTTTTGTCCAGGTTCCAGAGATATAACGTCTTTTTTGCCTCTCATATCTTCTGAAGGTTTCTTCCCATCCACTGATAAAACTTTAAATTGCGTTCCGTGGATATGGAACGGGTGCTTCATACCACCCATTTTATCTTTGACGTTTTCAATTTCCCAAGTTTCTTTCCGGTTTACCTTTTGTGTGAAATCTATTCTGTTAGGATCGAATTTTTTGCCATTAATAGTAACATTATCGTCCATACCTTCTAATTTGATTTTTTTATCTACTTTTGGAGTAGTGTCTTTGTTAGTACTTTTTTCTTTGTTAATAATTGGTAAAATTACTGTTTCATCATTATCAACAAGATTGACTTTTTCTTCTTTCATTTTAGATAAATCTATTACTATTTCTTTTCTTGCTGAAGGAGCTAAATTAATTTCTTTTAACTTTTTAGTCTTTTCTAAATGGCCGCCTTCTGAAGCAATATATTCAAAACTTTGATTATTACTTAGCTTAAGATTTAAATCCCGAGCATTGGAGCCATTTAAAAGTCTCAAACGTATTTTTCCTTCTTTTGTTGTTAATTTAGGATCTACTTTCCCATTCACAAGGACTGTATCACCTTGAGTACCATCTTCATCTTTCGTTTTTGTATAATTTAATTTTTTAGATACAAATGTTTTATCTTGGATTATTATAGGCAAATCATTTTTCCCATAATTGCTAGGATAATTATTCTTTTTGTCATCCTCTATATATAATAACCCTGATAAACCATTATAAACTTGTTTAGCTGTATTTGGGGAGGGGTGGGGATGATACCATAATGTAGCAGCCTCTTGTTTAACCTCAAATTTTATTGTTTTTTCTTTTCCTGGTTTTATAACTTGAGAAGGGCCTCCATCCACTTTTCCATCTATTTCTAACCCATGCCAATGAAATGTTGTATTTTCATCTAAGTTGTTGACTAACTTAATTTTAACCTTATCTCCTTTTTTTAATTTTAAAGTTGGCCCAAGTAAATTTCCATTGTATCCTAAAGTGTTAGAGAAATTACCTTTGTAAAATTCTGTCTTTCCTTTCTGCGCTTTTAATGTATAACTTTTATAACCATTGTTACCTTTTTTAGGATCTAAAACTTTGGGAAATGTTATTTCATTTTTTCCTTGTGAAGAATTCAAATTTTTTCTTTCGTCATGACTTTTCATATCCATCATATCATTTCGCTTTTGATCATTTTCTTTCATGTCCATCATGTTGTGCTTACCTTCTGCAAAAGTATCATTAGGAACCATAAACATTATAGAAAATAACGTAATTAAAATTGTGAACATTTTTTTATACATTATATTTACCTCTTTTATTTTAATTTTAATGTAAATGCATTAATTGCTACGATGATCGTACTTAAAGACATAAGTATTGCACCCACAGCAGGTGATAATATTAAACCAATAGAAGCTAATATACCAGCTGCAAGAGGAACTGCAATCACGTTATATCCTGCACCCCACCATAAATTTTGAACCATTTTTTTCATCGTATTTTTTGAAAGGGACAAAAAATTGATAATATCAGAAGGATTACTTTTAACGAGTATGACATCCCCCGATTCAACAGCTACATCTGTCCCTGCGCCAATTGCCATACCAATATCTGCTCTAATAAGGCTTGGCGCATCATTGATACCATCACCAACCATCATGATTTTGCTACCATTGCTTTGATAATCTTGGATAATACTTTCTTTATCTTCGGGCATCAATTGCGCGTGGACATCACTAATACCTAATTCTTCAGCCACTGTTTGTGCCACTTCTTTATTATCGCCTGTAAGCATGACTGGCGTAATGTTTCTCGATAATAAATCCGAAACCATTTGTTTTGAACTTTCTTTAATTTTATCGCCTTGTGCAATAATACCAA contains:
- a CDS encoding YdhK family protein, with product MMKKLSSIIVASGLVLSACSTGNEEEENSKDQKQEKHMNHKSESKAPDNMKSTDDSKYKKDDKITITADHMPGMKNAKGTVKGAYKTYAYVVSYTPTNGDEKVNNHKWVVNEEVADAPENGFKKGDTVKLEADHMPGMKGAEAQIDDVEKTTVYMVDYKSTENDEMVKNHKWMTTDELKSR
- the mco gene encoding multi-copper oxidase Mco produces the protein MYKKMFTILITLFSIMFMVPNDTFAEGKHNMMDMKENDQKRNDMMDMKSHDERKNLNSSQGKNEITFPKVLDPKKGNNGYKSYTLKAQKGKTEFYKGNFSNTLGYNGNLLGPTLKLKKGDKVKIKLVNNLDENTTFHWHGLEIDGKVDGGPSQVIKPGKEKTIKFEVKQEAATLWYHPHPSPNTAKQVYNGLSGLLYIEDDKKNNYPSNYGKNDLPIIIQDKTFVSKKLNYTKTKDEDGTQGDTVLVNGKVDPKLTTKEGKIRLRLLNGSNARDLNLKLSNNQSFEYIASEGGHLEKTKKLKEINLAPSARKEIVIDLSKMKEEKVNLVDNDETVILPIINKEKSTNKDTTPKVDKKIKLEGMDDNVTINGKKFDPNRIDFTQKVNRKETWEIENVKDKMGGMKHPFHIHGTQFKVLSVDGKKPSEDMRGKKDVISLEPGQKAKIEVVFKNTGTYMFHCHILEHEDNGMMGQIKVTK